The proteins below come from a single Triticum aestivum cultivar Chinese Spring chromosome 5D, IWGSC CS RefSeq v2.1, whole genome shotgun sequence genomic window:
- the LOC123120048 gene encoding uncharacterized protein, giving the protein MVEDFTFPTMPPVPCGAKKLPFPHFTSPPPWFVVPADAGAHDHHRRCFSAAEQAGKANNDVYPGGGGGGRSERFAVMEEHKMDMLWEDFNEELARAPQPCPLSMEWSSEAWHAGEGDGIPSRHVDVVVASGTGSSVVRRRRLGLMMMLKLLFLARKSSTTSRKTPPN; this is encoded by the coding sequence ATGGTGGAGGACTTCACATTCCCTACCATGCCACCGGTGCCGTGCGGCGCCAAGAAGCTCCCTTTCCCTCACTTCACTTCGCCGCCGCCATGGTTCGTCGTCCCGGCCGACGCGGGAGCGCACGACCATCACCGGCGGTGCTTCTCGGCCGCCGAGCAAGCCGGGAAAGCCAACAACGACGtctacccgggggggggggggggggggcgctccgaGAGGTTCGccgtcatggaggagcacaagaTGGACATGCTGTGGGAGGACTTCAACGAGGAGCTGGCCCGGGCGCCGCAGCCGTGCCCACTGAGCATGGAGTGGTCGAGCGAGGCGTGGCACGCCGGTGAAGGCGACGGAATACCATCCCGGCATGTGGATGTGGTGGTCGCCTCCGGTACCGGGAGCAGCGTGGTCCGGCGAAGGAGGCTGGGCCTGATGATGATGCTCAAGCTGCTCTTCTTGGCACGCAAGTCCAGCACCACCTCAAGGAAGACGCCACCAAACTGA
- the LOC123120049 gene encoding cx9C motif-containing protein 4, with product MAQPSKEPCKKEACDIQACLSKNLFDSKKCLKVIQSLQSCCEQCEYKSTHCGSLSGLLKNISK from the exons ATGGCGCAGCCCAGCAAGGAGCCGTGCAAGAAGGAGGCGTGCGACATCCAGGCCTGCCTCTCCAAGAACCTCTTCGATTCCAAGAA GTGTTTGAAAGTTATTCAGTCACTACAATCTTGTTGTGAGCAATGCGAGTACAAATCAACACATTGTGGTTCTTTGTCGGGCTTGCTCAAAAACATTTCAAAGTGA
- the LOC123120047 gene encoding histone deacetylase 14 isoform X1 has protein sequence MELLRIPPSLPILGGTVFPLLRQYRVYGTHHSLTWSSLQTTGRKQNLNGGRSAQCATSHGGASVSHANGAPKDSPLPDSLLRDARILYCASPAMGHNKEAHPESNKRVPAIVDALEKLELTPKHRGSQVLEIQNFYPASLDDVARVHSRTYITGLEKAISKVLDEGLIFIEGTGPTYATQTTFAESLLSAGAGITLVDSVVAASKLGLSPPLGFALIRPPGHHAVPEGPMGFCVFGNIAVAARYAQCQHGLKRVMIIDFDVHHGNGTCDAFYDDPDIFFLSTHQLGSYPGTGKMNLIGQGSGEGTTLNLPLPGGSGDYSMRCAFDEVIAPSAQRFKPDIILVSAGYDAHALDPLAGLQFTTGTFYMLASSIKQLARELCSGRCVFFLEGGYNLQSLSSSVADTFRAFLDEPSLAAQFDDPAMLYEEPTRRIKEAIEKVRHLHSL, from the exons ATGGAGCTTCTACGGATACCACCATCCCTACCGATTCTTGGAG GAACAGTGTTTCCTTTGCTCAGACAGTACCGGGTCTATGGAACACATCATTCCCTAACCTGGAGCAGCTTACAAACCACCGGGAGAAAGCAGAACCTGAATGGGGGTCGGTCTGCGCAGTGTGCGACGAGTCACGGTGGAGCTTCTGTCTCACATGCAAATGGTGCTCCAAAGGATTCGCCTTTGCCGGATAGTTTGCTTCGTGATGCTCGCATCCTCTATTGTGCATCTCCTGCCATGGGTCATAACAAG GAAGCACATCCAGAATCAAACAAAAGAGTGCCAGCAATAGTTGATGCTCTCGAAAAATTGGAGCTTACACCAAAG CATCGGGGTTCACAGGTTCTTGAAATCCAAAATTTCTACCCTGCTTCACTTGATGATGTTGCACGAGTTCATTCAAGAACATACATCACTGGACTTGAAAAG GCTATCAGTAAGGTTTTGGATGAAGGTTTGATATTCATCGAAGGAACTGGACCAACATATGCTACACAGACT ACTTTCGCAGAATCACTTCTTTCAGCTGGTGCTGGAATTACATTGGTTGATTCAGTG GTTGCAGCATCAAAGCTGGGCCTAAGTCCACCTCTTGGATTTGCGCTAATAAGGCCACCCGGACACCATGCTGTTCCTGAAGGTCCCATGGGCTTTTGCGTCTTTGGGAACATTGCAGTTGCAGCTCGGTACGCTCAGTGTCAACATGGATTGAAGCGAGTAATGATAATAGATTTTGATGTTCACCATGGCAATGGCACATGTGATGCCTTTTATGACGATCCAGACATCTTCTTCCTCTCAACCCACCAG CTAGGAAGCTATCCCGGTACTGGTAAGATGAATCTAATTGGTCAGGGCAGTGGCGAAGGAACAACGCTGAACCTGCCATTGCCCGGTGGCTCAGGTGACTACTCAATGAGGTGCGCCTTTGATGAGGTCATTGCTCCATCTGCGCAGCGGTTCAAGCCCGATATCATCCTCGTTTCAGCTGG CTACGACGCACACGCGCTGGACCCTCTAGCGGGTCTGCAGTTCACGACGGGCACGTTCTACATGCTGGCGTCGAGCATCAAGCAGCTGGCCAGGGAGCTGTGCAGCGGCCGCTGCGTCTTCTTCCTGGAAGGTGGTTACAACCTGCAGTCGCTCTCCAGCTCTGTGGCTGACACCTTCCGCGCGTTTCTCGACGAGCCCAGCCTCGCTGCTCAGTTCGACGACCCGGCAATGTTGTACGAGGAGCCGACGCGGAGGATCAAGGAGGCGATCGAGAAGGTCAGGCATCTTCACTCGCTCTAG
- the LOC123120047 gene encoding histone deacetylase 14 isoform X2, giving the protein MELLRIPPSLPILGVFPLLRQYRVYGTHHSLTWSSLQTTGRKQNLNGGRSAQCATSHGGASVSHANGAPKDSPLPDSLLRDARILYCASPAMGHNKEAHPESNKRVPAIVDALEKLELTPKHRGSQVLEIQNFYPASLDDVARVHSRTYITGLEKAISKVLDEGLIFIEGTGPTYATQTTFAESLLSAGAGITLVDSVVAASKLGLSPPLGFALIRPPGHHAVPEGPMGFCVFGNIAVAARYAQCQHGLKRVMIIDFDVHHGNGTCDAFYDDPDIFFLSTHQLGSYPGTGKMNLIGQGSGEGTTLNLPLPGGSGDYSMRCAFDEVIAPSAQRFKPDIILVSAGYDAHALDPLAGLQFTTGTFYMLASSIKQLARELCSGRCVFFLEGGYNLQSLSSSVADTFRAFLDEPSLAAQFDDPAMLYEEPTRRIKEAIEKVRHLHSL; this is encoded by the exons ATGGAGCTTCTACGGATACCACCATCCCTACCGATTCTTGGAG TGTTTCCTTTGCTCAGACAGTACCGGGTCTATGGAACACATCATTCCCTAACCTGGAGCAGCTTACAAACCACCGGGAGAAAGCAGAACCTGAATGGGGGTCGGTCTGCGCAGTGTGCGACGAGTCACGGTGGAGCTTCTGTCTCACATGCAAATGGTGCTCCAAAGGATTCGCCTTTGCCGGATAGTTTGCTTCGTGATGCTCGCATCCTCTATTGTGCATCTCCTGCCATGGGTCATAACAAG GAAGCACATCCAGAATCAAACAAAAGAGTGCCAGCAATAGTTGATGCTCTCGAAAAATTGGAGCTTACACCAAAG CATCGGGGTTCACAGGTTCTTGAAATCCAAAATTTCTACCCTGCTTCACTTGATGATGTTGCACGAGTTCATTCAAGAACATACATCACTGGACTTGAAAAG GCTATCAGTAAGGTTTTGGATGAAGGTTTGATATTCATCGAAGGAACTGGACCAACATATGCTACACAGACT ACTTTCGCAGAATCACTTCTTTCAGCTGGTGCTGGAATTACATTGGTTGATTCAGTG GTTGCAGCATCAAAGCTGGGCCTAAGTCCACCTCTTGGATTTGCGCTAATAAGGCCACCCGGACACCATGCTGTTCCTGAAGGTCCCATGGGCTTTTGCGTCTTTGGGAACATTGCAGTTGCAGCTCGGTACGCTCAGTGTCAACATGGATTGAAGCGAGTAATGATAATAGATTTTGATGTTCACCATGGCAATGGCACATGTGATGCCTTTTATGACGATCCAGACATCTTCTTCCTCTCAACCCACCAG CTAGGAAGCTATCCCGGTACTGGTAAGATGAATCTAATTGGTCAGGGCAGTGGCGAAGGAACAACGCTGAACCTGCCATTGCCCGGTGGCTCAGGTGACTACTCAATGAGGTGCGCCTTTGATGAGGTCATTGCTCCATCTGCGCAGCGGTTCAAGCCCGATATCATCCTCGTTTCAGCTGG CTACGACGCACACGCGCTGGACCCTCTAGCGGGTCTGCAGTTCACGACGGGCACGTTCTACATGCTGGCGTCGAGCATCAAGCAGCTGGCCAGGGAGCTGTGCAGCGGCCGCTGCGTCTTCTTCCTGGAAGGTGGTTACAACCTGCAGTCGCTCTCCAGCTCTGTGGCTGACACCTTCCGCGCGTTTCTCGACGAGCCCAGCCTCGCTGCTCAGTTCGACGACCCGGCAATGTTGTACGAGGAGCCGACGCGGAGGATCAAGGAGGCGATCGAGAAGGTCAGGCATCTTCACTCGCTCTAG